The Pectinophora gossypiella chromosome 15, ilPecGoss1.1, whole genome shotgun sequence genome has a window encoding:
- the LOC126373155 gene encoding protein c-Fos, which produces MNSSSMSSAVPTIKCEEPSPSPAAPVGAEGEGEAYNLSVNVNLSAAMINLLAADTPNTTLRTPEIVNDVITMTNPLDHYNYEKNSGFKPASGNDSNSSMSNGSSATSPASNTPPSIQKTCSELIKAGLKLSIESKRKMSGSDTDGTMKRMKREDSDDEYDSSHTITNKSEGLTPEDEERRRRRRERNKIAATKCRMKKRERTVNLVTESEVLETQNIDLKTQLKELEVQKRQLIDMLSMHAASCIKNNNPATRASPSTQYNMLRPYESSSTFPNAYEAHSPYIRPESANVLASSYNCGGALNGDSSIDTISSLDNPYITQQMVDDYNRPDSVLSLPPNSEANYVTTDGYLPKATNLLVPIEQEQEYYDPDASYALPTQQCHTYPGTVPDAQNKHNGLNDGCLV; this is translated from the exons ATGAATTCGTCGAGCATGAGCTCCGCGGTGCCGACGATAAAGTGCGAGGAGCCGTCGCCGTCGCCAGCGGCGCCGGTGGGGGCGGAGGGCGAGGGTGAGGCGTACAACCTGAGCGTCAACGTGAACCTGAGCGCCGCCATGATCAACCTGCTGGCGGCCGACACGCCCAACACAACCCTGCGCACCCCGGAGATCGTCAACGACGTTATCACCATGACCAATCCCCTCGACCACTACAACTACGAGAAAAACTCCGGTTTCAAG CCGGCCAGCGGGAACGACTCCAACTCTTCAATGTCGAATGGATCCTCAGCTACTTCACCTGCCTCTAACACTCCACCCAGTATACAAAAG ACGTGTTCGGAACTAATAAAGGCGGGTCTGAAGCTGTCGATCGAGTCAAAGCGCAAGATGTCTGGTAGCGACACCGACGGAACCATGAAGAGGATGAAGCGGGAAGACAGTGACGATGAGTACGATAGCAGTCACACCATCACCAATAAGAGTGAAGGG TTGACCCCAGAAGACGAGGAGCGCAGACGCCGCAGAAGAGAACGGAATAAGATCGCAGCGACCAAGTGCCGGATGAAGAAGCGGGAGAGAACTGTGAACCTGGTCACGGAGAGCGAGGTGCTCGAGACGCAGAACATAGACCTTAAGACGCAGCTCAAG GAACTGGAAGTGCAAAAGCGGCAGCTGATCGACATGTTATCAATGCACGCGGCATCTTGCATCAAGAACAACAACCCGGCGACGAGAGCGTCGCCATCGACGCAATACAATATGCTACGGCCGTACGAGTCGTCATCTACATTCCCCAACGCTTACGAAGCGCACTCGCCGTACATTCGGCCGGAGTCCGCCAACGTGTTAGCTTCGAGTTACAACTGCGGCGGCGCGCTCAATGGAGACTCCTCAATCGACACTATTTCATCCCTCGACAACCCGTACATAACGCAACAAATGGTAGATGACTACAACAGGCCAGACAGCGTGTTAAGCCTGCCGCCGAATTCGGAAGCCAACTATGTGACCACTGACGGATATCTCCCTAAAGCTACTAACCTGCTGGTGCCCATTGAGCAGGAACAGGAGTATTACGACCCGGACGCCAGCTACGCCCTACCCACACAACAATGTCACACGTACCCCGGCACCGTCCCCGATGCGCAGAACAAACACAACGGCCTCAACGACGGATGCCTCGTCTAG